A single window of Nicotiana tomentosiformis chromosome 1, ASM39032v3, whole genome shotgun sequence DNA harbors:
- the LOC104099270 gene encoding uncharacterized protein: protein MQKKRSVVGRRAWNLLRLTLLLWARKGGIFKNKLLIELRLLPKYIKSLGHTNNYGGALHYHYGEREFSFDDTPIIHVKMHRPASLRFKIPNIPCIKPQVDVPRKSFLNWEDGDNEEDAYASCEVSEEISCPGDEAIDMKAEEFIAKFYEQIKLQRQI, encoded by the coding sequence ATGCAGAAGAAGAGATCAGTGGTTGGTCGTAGAGCTTGGAACCTTCTCCGCCTGACCTTGTTATTATGGGCAAGAAAAGGTGGCATTTTCAAGAACAAGCTCCTAATTGAACTCCGTTTGCTTCCAAAATATATCAAAAGTCTCGGCCATACCAACAACTACGGTGGTGCATTACATTATCACTATGGGGAGCGTGAGTTTTCCTTTGATGACACTCCTATCATTCATGTCAAGATGCATCGCCCTGCTTCCTTGCGTTTCAAGATACCAAATATCCCTTGCATCAAACCTCAAGTTGATGTTCCTAGGAAAAGTTTCTTGAACTGGGAGGATGGTGATAATGAAGAGGATGCATATGCAAGCTGCGAGGTCTCTGAGGAGATTAGTTGTCCCGGTGATGAAGCTATTGATATGAAGGCTGAGGAATTTATTGCCAAGTTTTATGAACAAATAAAGCTGCAAAGACAAATATAA